CCCGAGCTCGAGCGCCGCATCGCGCGCGGCGAGCTCGCGCTGCAGAAGCTGCTTCGCGACGTGAACACGCTCTACGTCCCGGAGCAGGACCTGCGCGCGCTCGATCCGGCGCTGGCGAGCCTGCGGAATCTGAATCGCCCCGAGGATCTGCGCGCCGGGACCGGCTAGAGCCGCAGGTGCGCGCGAACGCGCTCGATCAGCTCGTCGTCGGCGCGCGTCCGGCCGGCGAAGCGCGCGCGTTCGAGCTCGCGCAGCAGCGCGAGCGCCCCGGGATCGGGGCTTCGCGCGGCGATCTCGGCGCTGGTGAGCGGTGACGCGTCGAAGCCGTGGCGGACGCCGATTCCGGCGCGAACCGCGCGCGCGAGGTGCGGCAGACACTCGGCGGTGTCGCGAGCCGCGAGCGCGGCGTCGAACGCCATGCGCGGCGACGGCGCGCCCTGGCCCGGCAGTCCGGCGAGCTGCGCGCGCCGCCAGCGCACCAGGTAGGCGGCGCTGGCGGCGAGCGCGAGCGCCGCGGCGAGCGCGAGCCCGGCGAGCGGAATCGGCGCGGCTTCGCGCGGCTTCGCGCGCTCGGTCCAGGGCGTTCGCTCCTCCGGCTCGGCGCTTCCCGCGAAGACCGAGCAGAGCTGCGGCTCGCTGGCCGCGATCGCGAGCGCTCTCGCTTGCGGGTCGAAGTACGAGAAGCGAACCGGCTCGATGCGCACCTGGCCCGCGCGCGCGGGCACGAGCGCGTAGCGGAACGTGCGGCGGGTGGTCGCGCGTCCCGCGCTCTCTCCGATCGAGAGCAGGGGCGGCTCCGGAAACACCTCGACGCCGTCTCCGACGAGCGGCTCGAGCGCGGGCGGCGCAGCGTCCCAGACGTTGCCCTCGCCGCTGAGCTCGATCGTGAGCGAGACTGCCTTGCCCAGGCGCAAGCGATCGTCGCCGAGCGCCGTTCGCACTTCGAGCCGTCCGACGAGCGCGTCGTCGGGAACGCCGCTGGGAAGCGCTCGCACGCGAAGCTCCGCGCCTGGTACCCGTATCGCGCGTTCCGCGCCGCCTTCTCCGGCGATCAGGAGCCGGGAGTCGTCGATCTCGATCGCGCCGGTGCGCGTCGGGAAGAGCGCGCGTCGGAACTCGGTGCTCGGCCGGCCGCGCTCGTCGGGCGCAAGCCCGCGCGTTCCCAGCCGCTCGGCCCAGAACCCGTCGAACGGCGGCGGCTCCCAGCTGGCGCGTGCTCCCGCCGGGTGGCGCACCCGCACCGCGAGCACCACCTGCTCGTGCCCCAAGACCTCGGCCCGGTCGAGCTCGACCTGCACCTCGAGCGCCTCGGCGTCGTCGCCGCGCGCCGCGCCCGAGCCGAGGGTCAGCAGCAGAAGCAGCGCCGCGCCGCGCGAAGTCACCAGGTCCTCCCGCCCGGTCGGCCGCGCGGCCTTCCGTCGAACTCGCTCGTGATCTGGCGGCGCAGCGCGTCTCCCACCGGCTCGTCGAGCGTCGCGAGCCAGCGCTCGGCCTCTCGCTCGTCGAGCCCGCCGGGCGCGGGCTCCGGCTCGCCGCGAGCGCTCGACTCGCCGCTCGGCGCAGGCTCCTCCGAGTCCGACTCACTTCGCTCGTCCTGGTTCGGCTCGGTCTCGGGCACGGGCGGGAGCTCGACGATCTTCTGCAGCGCGAACTCGTAGTTCCACTTGGCCTCGATCTCGTCGGGCCGCGCGAGCAGCGCCGCCCAGTACGCGTCGCGCGCCTCCTCGAAGTGCTCCTGCGCCACGAGCGTGTTGCCCAGGTTGAAGCTCGCGCTGAAGCGTGCGAGCTCGTCGTCCGGATCGACCGCGCGGAGCGCCTCCAGGTAGGCGCTCGCGGCCTGGTCGATCCGCTCCAGCCGGTAGAGCGCGTTTCCGATCCGGATCTGCGTTCGCGCGTCGCTCGCGCCGACGCGCTCGGCTTCGCGGTAGAGCGAGAGCGCCTCTTCCGCGCGTCCGGCCGAGAGCGCCGCGTCGCCGCGCGAGAGCCAGCTCGAGGTCGGGCCGAAGGCCGCGGTCGCCAGCGCAACGGCGGCGGCGCCCGCGGCGGCTGCGCGGCGCCGCCCGAGCCCGCGTAGCGGCGACGAGCCGGCGCCCGAGAGCCAGAGCTCCGCCGCGAGCGCGAGGCCCGCGGCGACGAGCCAGGGCAGGAGCGGATCGGAGCCTTCCGGGCGCGCCGGCTCGGGCTCCGCGCGAGGCGCCGGTGGCGGCAGCAGATCCTCGGTCGTCGGTCGCTCCTCGATCTCGAGGAAGTACACGCCGCCGGTCTCGGACGCGATCCGACGCAGAACTGCGTCGTCGCGCCGCGAGAGCGTCGGCTCGCCGCGCCGCACCGCTTCCGCCAGCGCGAGCGGACCGGGCACCGCCGCGCCCGCCGCGGTTCCATAGCCGACCGAGACGACGCGCGCGCCGAGCCGCGCCAGCGCCGCGATCTGCGCGTCCAGCGCGGGGCCGAAGTGCTCGCCGTCCGAGAGCAGCAGC
This region of Deltaproteobacteria bacterium genomic DNA includes:
- a CDS encoding VWA domain-containing protein translates to MSGIAWLAAGAVGVLAAQAALRGRRELLGWLGRDPTPATRIARALALTLAAFLVAIALGRASESPEELSHDFADVVIAIDGSSSMDVSDVAPSRLRRALRTAEKLAEEAHGVRLALVVFAGEAFIALPLSHDRDAVITYLRALDSETISARGSELGRGLAAAARAFDPRSSRPRTVLLLSDGEHFGPALDAQIAALARLGARVVSVGYGTAAGAAVPGPLALAEAVRRGEPTLSRRDDAVLRRIASETGGVYFLEIEERPTTEDLLPPPAPRAEPEPARPEGSDPLLPWLVAAGLALAAELWLSGAGSSPLRGLGRRRAAAAGAAAVALATAAFGPTSSWLSRGDAALSAGRAEEALSLYREAERVGASDARTQIRIGNALYRLERIDQAASAYLEALRAVDPDDELARFSASFNLGNTLVAQEHFEEARDAYWAALLARPDEIEAKWNYEFALQKIVELPPVPETEPNQDERSESDSEEPAPSGESSARGEPEPAPGGLDEREAERWLATLDEPVGDALRRQITSEFDGRPRGRPGGRTW
- a CDS encoding protein BatD, with the translated sequence MARDARRAGGRRAAPPDHERVRRKAARPTGREDLVTSRGAALLLLLTLGSGAARGDDAEALEVQVELDRAEVLGHEQVVLAVRVRHPAGARASWEPPPFDGFWAERLGTRGLAPDERGRPSTEFRRALFPTRTGAIEIDDSRLLIAGEGGAERAIRVPGAELRVRALPSGVPDDALVGRLEVRTALGDDRLRLGKAVSLTIELSGEGNVWDAAPPALEPLVGDGVEVFPEPPLLSIGESAGRATTRRTFRYALVPARAGQVRIEPVRFSYFDPQARALAIAASEPQLCSVFAGSAEPEERTPWTERAKPREAAPIPLAGLALAAALALAASAAYLVRWRRAQLAGLPGQGAPSPRMAFDAALAARDTAECLPHLARAVRAGIGVRHGFDASPLTSAEIAARSPDPGALALLRELERARFAGRTRADDELIERVRAHLRL